A region from the Benincasa hispida cultivar B227 chromosome 8, ASM972705v1, whole genome shotgun sequence genome encodes:
- the LOC120083313 gene encoding transcription factor MYB41-like translates to MGRTPCCDKNGLKKGPWTPEEDHKLIDYIQKNGHGNWRTLPKNAGLQRCGKSCRLRWTNYLRPDIKRGRFSFEEEETIIQLHSVLGNKWSAIATRLPGRTDNEIKNYWNTHIRKRLLRMGIDPVTHSPRLDLLDLSSILRSTLYNSSQMNLSSLLGVQPLVNPELLKLAASLMSSERKNPSFSPQNSTHTTIQFSHPQLQMQVPMQEIVQFPSQVVEPIPSELNDQWQNGSILPSNLSQGCNFDLAEGFEYSGLDQQQQTAATVENSYETATFSSHNGNGTNFGLGSVLSSPCSSSPTQMNSNSTYFTSPTEDERESYCSQILNFEISDIFDEPFI, encoded by the exons ATGGGAAGAACACCTTGTTGTGATAAAAATGGGCTCAAGAAAGGCCCATGGACACCTGAGGAAGATCAcaaattgattgattatattcaGAAAAATGGACATGGAAATTGGAGGACTCTTCCTAAGAATGCAG GGCTCCAAAGATGTGGGAAGAGCTGTCGTTTACGATGGACGAATTATCTTAGACCCGATATCAAAAGGGGAAGATTTTCATTCGAGGAGGAAGAAACCATCATTCAACTCCATAGTGTTTTGGGTAACAA GTGGTCTGCAATTGCCACCCGATTACCGGGAAGGACAgacaatgaaataaaaaactatTGGAACACTCATATAAGAAAGAGGCTTCTAAGAATGGGAATTGATCCAGTGACACATAGTCCACGTCTTGATCTACTGGATCTGTCTTCCATTTTACGCTCAACTCTTTATAATTCTTCACAAATGAACCTTTCAAGCTTGCTTGGAGTTCAGCCATTAGTCAATCCCGAGCTTCTTAAGTTGGCTGCTTCATTAATGTCTTCTGAACGTAAAAATCCGAGCTTTTCTCCTCAAAATTCTACACACACGACCATTCAATTTTCTCATCCTCAGCTACAAATGCAAGTTCCTATGCAAGAAATTGTTCAATTCCCTTCACAGGTAGTGGAACCAATTCCAAGTGAATTAAATGACCAGTGGCAAAATGGTTCGATTTTGCCATCAAATTTAAGCCAAGGTTGTAACTTTGATTTGGCTGAGGGATTTGAGTATTCTGGGTTGGATCAGCAACAACAAACCGCCGCAACGGTGGAGAATTCGTATGAAACGGCGACGTTTAGTTCCCATAATGGAAACGGTACTAATTTTGGTTTGGGATCGGTTTTATCTTCTCCTTGTTCTTCAAGTCCTACACAGATGAATTCCAACTCTACGTATTTCACCAGTCCAACTGAAGATGAGAGAGAAAGTTATTGTAGCcagattttaaattttgaaatctctGATATCTTTGATGAACCTTTCATTTAA